A window from Primulina eburnea isolate SZY01 chromosome 2, ASM2296580v1, whole genome shotgun sequence encodes these proteins:
- the LOC140823478 gene encoding uncharacterized protein isoform X2, whose product MGGMTSSMAAKFAFFPPNPPSYKVMNDEGTGLLLLSPFPHRENVEVMKLPTRRGTEIVAVYVRYDYSGYGQSSGKPSEQNTYGDIDAVFKCLEENYGTKQEDIILYGQSVGSGPTLELATRLSRLRAVVLHSPILSGVRVMYPVKRTYWFDIYKNIDKIPLVNCPVLIIHGTADEVVDFSHGKQLWELCKVKHEPLWVKGGNHCDLELYPEYIRHLKKFVATVERSTSHRISTRKSTDLIEPSRKSTDLFDAPRKSNDWREKPRHSTDKPERLKIHSNNGDKLDKLRAFEKLERSRRSVDCIEKARKSVDLQVERARKSVDTLDRIRTG is encoded by the exons ATGGGCGGGATGACGTCATCGATGGCAGCGAAGTTCGCTTTCTTTCCGCCTAATCCCCCGTCTTACAAGGTAATGAACGATGAAGGAACGGGTCTGCTGCTGTTGAGCCCGTTTCCGCACCGGGAAAACGTGGAGGTTATGAAGCTGCCTACGCGGCGTGGTACAGAGATCGTGGCCGTTTACGTGAG GTATGACTACTCTGGGTATGGCCAGTCATCTGGGAAG CCCAGTGAGCAGAATACTTATGGAGATATTGACGCAGTGTTTAAGTGTCTTGAGGAGAACTATGGAACTAAACAGGAAGATATCATTCTCTATGGTCAATCTGTTGGAAGCGGACCGACTCTGGAACTTGCAACTCGGTTGTCTAGGTTAAGAGCTGTTGTGTTGCATAGTCCTATACTCTCAGGAGTGAGAGTCATGTATCCTGTTAAGCGCACTTACTGGTTTGACATCTACAAG AACATTGATAAAATCCCTCTCGTTAATTGTCCCGTACTTATTATTCAT GGAACGGCTGATGAGGTTGTTGATTTTTCACATGGTAAGCAACTCTGGGAACTGTGTAAGGTGAAACATGAACCCTTATGGGTTAAAGGAGGAAATCACTGTGATTTAGAACTCTATCCAGAGTACATCAGACATTTGAAGAAGTTTGTGGCAACTGTGGAGAGATCAACCTCACACAGAATCAGTACTAGGAAAAGCACAGACCTGATTGAGCCATCTAGAAAGAGTACAGATTTATTTGATGCTCCAAGAAAGAGCAATGACTGGAGAGAAAAGCCCAGACACAGTACAGACAAACCCGAGAGATTGAAAATTCATTCAAACAATGGTGACAAGCTGGATAAATTAAGGGCATTCGAAAAGTTGGAAAGGTCGCGCAGAAGCGTTGACTGCATTGAGAAGGCACGGAAAAGTGTCGACCTTCAAGTGGAAAGAGCTCGGAAGAGTGTAGACACCTTGGATAGAATACGTACTGGGTAA
- the LOC140823478 gene encoding uncharacterized protein isoform X1, with protein sequence MGGMTSSMAAKFAFFPPNPPSYKVMNDEGTGLLLLSPFPHRENVEVMKLPTRRGTEIVAVYVRYPMASSTLLYSHGNAADLGQMYELFIELSIHLRVNLIGYDYSGYGQSSGKPSEQNTYGDIDAVFKCLEENYGTKQEDIILYGQSVGSGPTLELATRLSRLRAVVLHSPILSGVRVMYPVKRTYWFDIYKNIDKIPLVNCPVLIIHGTADEVVDFSHGKQLWELCKVKHEPLWVKGGNHCDLELYPEYIRHLKKFVATVERSTSHRISTRKSTDLIEPSRKSTDLFDAPRKSNDWREKPRHSTDKPERLKIHSNNGDKLDKLRAFEKLERSRRSVDCIEKARKSVDLQVERARKSVDTLDRIRTG encoded by the exons ATGGGCGGGATGACGTCATCGATGGCAGCGAAGTTCGCTTTCTTTCCGCCTAATCCCCCGTCTTACAAGGTAATGAACGATGAAGGAACGGGTCTGCTGCTGTTGAGCCCGTTTCCGCACCGGGAAAACGTGGAGGTTATGAAGCTGCCTACGCGGCGTGGTACAGAGATCGTGGCCGTTTACGTGAGGTATCCCATGGCTAGTTCTACACTTCTCTATTCTCATGGCAATGCCGCTGATCTGGGGCAGATGTATGAACTTTTTATCGAGCTCAGTATTCACTTGCGTGTCAATTTGATCGG GTATGACTACTCTGGGTATGGCCAGTCATCTGGGAAG CCCAGTGAGCAGAATACTTATGGAGATATTGACGCAGTGTTTAAGTGTCTTGAGGAGAACTATGGAACTAAACAGGAAGATATCATTCTCTATGGTCAATCTGTTGGAAGCGGACCGACTCTGGAACTTGCAACTCGGTTGTCTAGGTTAAGAGCTGTTGTGTTGCATAGTCCTATACTCTCAGGAGTGAGAGTCATGTATCCTGTTAAGCGCACTTACTGGTTTGACATCTACAAG AACATTGATAAAATCCCTCTCGTTAATTGTCCCGTACTTATTATTCAT GGAACGGCTGATGAGGTTGTTGATTTTTCACATGGTAAGCAACTCTGGGAACTGTGTAAGGTGAAACATGAACCCTTATGGGTTAAAGGAGGAAATCACTGTGATTTAGAACTCTATCCAGAGTACATCAGACATTTGAAGAAGTTTGTGGCAACTGTGGAGAGATCAACCTCACACAGAATCAGTACTAGGAAAAGCACAGACCTGATTGAGCCATCTAGAAAGAGTACAGATTTATTTGATGCTCCAAGAAAGAGCAATGACTGGAGAGAAAAGCCCAGACACAGTACAGACAAACCCGAGAGATTGAAAATTCATTCAAACAATGGTGACAAGCTGGATAAATTAAGGGCATTCGAAAAGTTGGAAAGGTCGCGCAGAAGCGTTGACTGCATTGAGAAGGCACGGAAAAGTGTCGACCTTCAAGTGGAAAGAGCTCGGAAGAGTGTAGACACCTTGGATAGAATACGTACTGGGTAA